A stretch of the Bacillus sp. B-jedd genome encodes the following:
- a CDS encoding pyridoxal-phosphate-dependent aminotransferase family protein translates to MFFDERFLFTPGPTPVPDRVKAAMNRPMIGHRGEAFPKLLEEVSTRLMPVFGSKSPVTLISGSGTAALETAVVNVVEEGDLVVVIVTGAFGERFAAICEAFGANVRRLEIEWGKTCSGEELALFLKKAGAGVKAVFATYCETSTGVFNPIKELGEVTKRYTDALFIVDGVSCIGAVLANMEEQNIDILVAGSQKAMMLPPGLAFIASNDHARAVMQKCRTKRFYLDLNKYHASFEKESQTPFTPAVSLIYGALEVCELFEEEGFENTVGRHLLLRDMVREGARALQLPLLASDEDASSTVTAIVTNTGPARQLKKMLADEFGIMVAGGQKKLKGEIFRIGHMGYCTPYDVLKVLAGMEMALQQLGGGNKLGAATGMAQEVWLHRLGK, encoded by the coding sequence ATGTTCTTTGATGAACGTTTTTTGTTTACGCCGGGCCCGACACCTGTGCCTGATCGAGTGAAGGCGGCGATGAATCGTCCGATGATTGGGCATAGGGGAGAGGCGTTTCCTAAGCTTTTGGAGGAGGTTTCGACGCGATTGATGCCGGTGTTTGGGTCGAAAAGTCCGGTGACGCTGATTTCTGGAAGCGGGACGGCAGCGCTTGAGACGGCTGTTGTGAATGTGGTGGAAGAGGGCGACTTGGTTGTTGTCATTGTGACAGGGGCATTCGGGGAGCGCTTCGCAGCTATTTGCGAGGCTTTCGGTGCTAATGTGCGCCGGCTCGAAATAGAATGGGGAAAAACGTGTTCCGGAGAAGAACTCGCGCTGTTTCTTAAAAAAGCTGGGGCGGGGGTCAAGGCCGTTTTTGCCACCTATTGTGAAACATCAACTGGCGTGTTCAATCCAATCAAGGAGCTTGGTGAAGTCACAAAGCGCTATACAGATGCGCTGTTCATCGTTGATGGAGTTAGCTGCATTGGCGCTGTCCTGGCCAATATGGAGGAACAGAATATCGATATCCTTGTGGCCGGTTCGCAAAAAGCGATGATGCTGCCGCCTGGCCTTGCGTTTATCGCCAGCAACGATCATGCGAGGGCCGTTATGCAAAAGTGCCGCACAAAAAGGTTTTATCTTGATTTGAACAAGTATCATGCTTCTTTTGAAAAAGAGTCCCAAACGCCTTTCACTCCCGCTGTTTCCCTGATTTATGGGGCGCTTGAAGTGTGCGAACTATTTGAGGAGGAAGGATTCGAAAATACGGTTGGACGCCATCTGCTGCTGCGCGATATGGTCCGTGAGGGAGCGAGAGCTTTGCAGCTGCCGCTTCTGGCAAGCGATGAGGATGCATCGTCTACGGTAACAGCTATCGTAACAAATACTGGACCGGCGAGGCAGCTGAAGAAAATGCTTGCAGACGAATTCGGTATCATGGTCGCCGGGGGACAGAAGAAGCTGAAAGGGGAAATTTTCCGAATTGGCCATATGGGCTACTGTACTCCATATGACGTACTGAAAGTTTTGGCAGGAATGGAAATGGCCCTTCAGCAGCTCGGCGGTGGAAATAAACTCGGGGCAGCTACTGGTATGGCACAGGAGGTTTGGCTGCACCGGCTTGGAAAATAA
- a CDS encoding Hsp20/alpha crystallin family protein, with amino-acid sequence MRKSGRRSNIAKTLGSDFIELLTEVSSMVGPRVDVYGTRDSLFISADLAGASPGDVKLGFSSGSIIISGKILPPFDYEEIKVFRQERFHGAFERAIKLPRGCLTEHIQAKMDHGILTIEVPLQQSSHSN; translated from the coding sequence ATGAGGAAAAGTGGACGCCGTTCCAATATTGCTAAAACATTGGGCAGCGATTTCATTGAATTGCTAACCGAGGTGTCTTCAATGGTCGGTCCGAGGGTCGATGTATACGGTACACGGGATTCCTTATTTATTTCTGCCGATTTGGCGGGAGCCAGTCCGGGTGATGTAAAGCTGGGCTTTAGTTCCGGCAGCATCATCATAAGCGGGAAAATCTTGCCTCCCTTTGATTATGAAGAAATAAAAGTCTTTCGCCAGGAACGCTTTCATGGTGCTTTTGAAAGAGCCATCAAGCTTCCCCGCGGCTGCTTAACCGAACACATACAGGCAAAAATGGATCATGGCATATTAACAATAGAAGTCCCTTTGCAGCAATCGTCACATTCCAACTAA
- the rbsK gene encoding ribokinase, with the protein MDIRPRITVVGSINMDLVTITAKLPKKGETLIGQQFIMNPGGKGANQAVAAARLGAQVKMIGCVGNDSFGVSLMQHLQNEGIDISNVEPVTDSTGTATILVSDNDNRITVVPGANRYVTADFVESKREVISESDILIVQLETPLDGVEKAVEIAREKNITVILNPAPICALPAKLIEQVTYLTPNEHEYTQLTENMAQQAIQDKVILTKGSKGVSFFANGAEVEIPAYKVETTDTTGAGDSFNGGLAYALGTGKSLEEACQFGNAVAALSTTKLGAQKGMPTINEVKTFRKMEVAVK; encoded by the coding sequence ATGGACATCAGACCCAGAATAACTGTTGTTGGCAGTATCAATATGGATTTAGTCACCATTACTGCCAAGCTCCCGAAAAAAGGTGAAACCTTGATCGGCCAACAGTTTATCATGAACCCCGGCGGAAAAGGCGCCAATCAGGCAGTAGCAGCTGCGAGGCTTGGGGCGCAAGTAAAGATGATTGGCTGTGTCGGGAATGATAGCTTCGGCGTAAGCCTCATGCAGCATCTTCAAAATGAAGGAATCGATATATCCAATGTGGAACCGGTTACAGATTCAACTGGCACAGCCACTATCCTCGTTTCTGATAATGACAACCGAATTACCGTTGTCCCTGGAGCGAACCGGTATGTCACTGCTGATTTTGTAGAGTCAAAGCGTGAGGTCATTTCTGAAAGCGATATCCTGATCGTCCAGCTGGAAACTCCATTGGATGGTGTGGAAAAGGCGGTGGAAATCGCCAGGGAAAAAAATATCACCGTGATTTTAAACCCTGCCCCCATCTGCGCGCTGCCGGCTAAATTAATCGAGCAGGTCACCTACCTGACGCCAAATGAGCACGAATATACACAGCTCACAGAAAACATGGCGCAACAAGCAATACAGGATAAAGTAATTTTGACAAAAGGAAGCAAGGGAGTTTCCTTCTTCGCTAACGGAGCCGAAGTAGAAATTCCTGCCTATAAAGTTGAAACAACTGATACAACAGGCGCCGGCGATTCCTTTAATGGCGGCCTTGCTTACGCACTCGGAACCGGCAAGTCACTCGAGGAAGCATGCCAGTTCGGCAATGCGGTTGCCGCCTTGTCGACGACGAAGCTTGGAGCGCAAAAAGGCATGCCGACAATTAATGAAGTCAAGACTTTTAGAAAAATGGAGGTAGCGGTGAAATGA
- a CDS encoding HAD family hydrolase: MIRTVLFDVDGVLLSEEHYFDASALTVWEMLMSENYLGLAPEKFRTDFTQEEIAAIRADVFQKDAILSFLKSRGLNANWDMIYITFSYHLIQLLTQIDDTDKIEKWFNQGFDRSALMEIGAELKRYDNKLNFGELLEAFQKTNETKRGLFRHLDVLAFEKLGIETSVFQRKAALWSVGEHVSQEWYVGDEHVLQSTGRPSVQTGKKGFLANEKLLCPQEEIQRLFAGLIDKGIALGIGTGRPELETIQPFKQLSWIEYFNETNISTADDVLKAERQLAGKTSLAKPHPFTYLQALIGKKNSVDSLLKKPLPLENGGDVLVVGDSLADLLAAREMGSQFAAVLTGLTGAKARSQFEQHQADYILENVLEINNIL; encoded by the coding sequence ATGATAAGGACAGTGTTATTTGATGTGGACGGGGTTTTGCTAAGTGAAGAGCATTATTTTGATGCCTCAGCGCTGACTGTGTGGGAAATGTTGATGAGCGAAAATTATCTTGGACTCGCGCCCGAAAAGTTCCGGACAGATTTTACTCAGGAAGAAATCGCCGCCATCCGCGCTGATGTATTTCAAAAAGACGCGATTCTGTCATTCCTGAAATCCCGCGGGCTCAATGCGAACTGGGATATGATTTACATAACCTTCAGCTACCACCTCATCCAGCTGCTCACTCAAATCGACGATACGGATAAAATTGAAAAGTGGTTCAACCAAGGGTTTGACCGATCTGCGTTGATGGAAATCGGGGCTGAATTGAAAAGATATGACAACAAGCTTAATTTCGGAGAACTTTTAGAGGCCTTTCAAAAGACGAATGAAACAAAACGGGGCTTGTTCCGGCACCTCGACGTTCTTGCTTTTGAGAAGCTTGGAATTGAGACGTCCGTTTTTCAGAGAAAAGCTGCCCTTTGGTCCGTCGGGGAGCATGTTTCCCAGGAATGGTACGTCGGTGATGAACATGTACTCCAGTCGACTGGGCGGCCATCCGTTCAAACTGGTAAAAAAGGCTTTCTGGCCAATGAAAAACTGCTTTGCCCGCAAGAGGAAATCCAGAGGCTCTTCGCTGGCTTGATCGATAAAGGAATTGCGCTTGGAATCGGAACCGGCAGGCCCGAGCTTGAAACCATTCAACCTTTTAAGCAGCTCAGCTGGATTGAATATTTTAATGAAACTAATATTTCTACCGCGGATGATGTTTTAAAGGCCGAGCGCCAGCTAGCCGGAAAGACTTCACTGGCCAAGCCGCATCCTTTTACTTATTTACAAGCCCTAATTGGCAAAAAAAACAGCGTGGACAGTCTATTGAAAAAGCCGCTGCCGCTTGAAAACGGCGGTGACGTCCTCGTTGTCGGCGACTCACTCGCAGATCTGCTCGCTGCTCGAGAAATGGGCAGTCAATTCGCAGCCGTGCTCACCGGCCTGACCGGAGCAAAAGCACGCAGCCAGTTCGAACAGCACCAAGCGGACTACATCCTCGAAAATGTCCTCGAAATTAACAACATATTATGA
- a CDS encoding glycerate kinase: MKIVIAPDSFKGSLSALDAARAIEKGVKKACPKASTVLVPSADGGEGTAESLIAATDGRMVEVIVSGPLLKPVKASYGILGDKATCVIEMACASGLNLIAPSERNPMVTTTYGTGELIKRALDDGCRNFILAVGGSATNDGGAGMLQALGMKLLDSEGKPVGPGGGELSRIRTIDDCDFDERIKEASFLIASDVQNPFIGPDGASHVFGPQKGATPEMVDVLDRNLAHWADLIELKTGIRLHEKSGAGAAGGIGGAFQAFFPAETKRGIDIVIEYTGLREKLAGADCVFTGEGQTDFQTASGKTPMGIAQEAKKLNIPVFVLAGSVGRGIDQLYEHGVSSVHSILNSPMGLDEAMERGAELLEFTAQQVMRTFMATKF, from the coding sequence ATGAAGATTGTGATTGCGCCTGATTCATTCAAAGGCTCTTTATCTGCCTTGGATGCAGCGAGAGCAATTGAAAAAGGCGTAAAAAAAGCTTGTCCGAAAGCCTCGACAGTTTTGGTGCCTTCAGCTGATGGAGGGGAGGGGACAGCGGAAAGCCTGATTGCAGCCACGGACGGGCGGATGGTTGAAGTGATTGTCAGCGGACCGCTGTTGAAGCCGGTCAAGGCGTCTTACGGAATACTCGGTGACAAGGCGACATGCGTGATTGAAATGGCTTGTGCATCCGGGTTGAACCTGATTGCCCCCAGTGAGAGAAACCCGATGGTGACGACTACTTATGGCACCGGCGAATTGATAAAAAGAGCACTTGATGACGGTTGCAGGAATTTCATTTTGGCCGTCGGGGGAAGTGCCACGAATGATGGCGGGGCTGGAATGCTGCAGGCATTGGGCATGAAGCTGCTGGATTCGGAAGGGAAGCCGGTCGGACCTGGAGGCGGTGAACTTTCGCGCATCCGGACGATTGATGACTGTGATTTTGATGAGAGGATCAAGGAAGCGTCGTTCCTGATTGCCTCGGATGTTCAAAATCCGTTCATCGGCCCTGATGGCGCCTCCCATGTATTTGGCCCGCAAAAAGGGGCGACGCCGGAAATGGTCGATGTTCTTGATCGGAATTTGGCGCACTGGGCTGATTTGATCGAGCTGAAAACCGGAATTCGTCTGCATGAAAAATCAGGTGCTGGCGCGGCGGGCGGCATCGGTGGAGCCTTTCAGGCATTTTTCCCCGCCGAAACAAAGCGGGGAATCGATATTGTCATTGAATATACAGGGCTGCGAGAAAAGCTGGCCGGCGCTGACTGTGTCTTCACCGGTGAGGGACAGACAGACTTTCAGACGGCTTCGGGGAAAACGCCGATGGGTATCGCCCAGGAAGCTAAGAAGCTTAATATACCGGTATTTGTATTGGCTGGTTCAGTCGGAAGAGGAATTGACCAGTTGTATGAGCATGGCGTGTCAAGTGTCCATAGCATCCTCAACTCGCCAATGGGCCTGGATGAAGCAATGGAAAGAGGGGCCGAGCTTTTGGAATTTACCGCGCAGCAGGTTATGCGCACGTTTATGGCAACAAAGTTTTAA
- the dcuC gene encoding C4-dicarboxylate transporter DcuC has product MTANLIMYAVAALAVAVVIYMLIKKMDIKITLFLMGILLILISVAMGKEIAVKDFVSTGSILLDPLQVIVQQFKETFAAAGFVILILGGYTAYMSKIGANDVTVSVLTKPISKFKSVYVLVPVVFLLGNLLSLVIPSASNLAIILLATLFPVLKRSGMSTLTAAAIVATSATIIPTPLGSDNVAIAQELAKYDMFKNLSVTDYVFKYHAMVSIPTLLFIAVVHFFWQRRMDKKAAAKGDSAENIQLEKVEEIQGGKLYKFVYALLPIFPIVLLLAAYAIQMTTGAAITVSVEVATLVSFILAIIAELVRNKGDKKVLSDTEAFFKGMGGAMSIVALLVAASVFVTGLKSIGLIDALQQSMEHTQGKGMDFVLPLILVGVTTLIVMLSGSGLALFFAMIPLVVPLAQAAGINPIAIAVPMGLAGNLVRAVSPVAAVVLIVAGTVKKDPIDIVKRTSVPMFAGVVFMFILSMILFT; this is encoded by the coding sequence ATGACTGCTAACTTAATCATGTATGCAGTTGCCGCTCTTGCGGTCGCTGTCGTCATTTACATGCTCATAAAAAAGATGGATATTAAAATCACCCTCTTCCTGATGGGTATTCTGCTCATTTTGATCAGCGTTGCCATGGGTAAAGAAATCGCTGTCAAAGATTTCGTTTCGACAGGCTCTATATTATTGGATCCGCTTCAAGTTATCGTCCAGCAGTTTAAAGAAACATTCGCTGCTGCCGGTTTCGTTATCCTGATTCTCGGCGGCTATACTGCCTACATGTCCAAGATTGGCGCAAATGACGTAACAGTCAGCGTCTTGACGAAGCCTATTTCTAAATTCAAATCGGTTTATGTTCTAGTTCCGGTCGTCTTCCTGCTCGGCAACCTGCTTTCACTCGTTATCCCGAGTGCGTCCAACCTGGCGATCATTTTGCTGGCGACGTTATTCCCTGTTTTGAAAAGATCCGGGATGTCTACACTGACAGCGGCTGCGATTGTCGCTACATCCGCAACCATCATTCCGACTCCGCTTGGAAGCGATAACGTTGCGATTGCCCAGGAACTTGCCAAGTATGACATGTTTAAAAATCTTTCCGTTACTGACTATGTTTTCAAATATCATGCAATGGTTTCGATTCCAACTTTGCTCTTTATCGCCGTCGTCCACTTCTTCTGGCAAAGAAGGATGGATAAAAAGGCTGCTGCCAAAGGAGATTCGGCTGAAAACATCCAATTGGAAAAAGTGGAAGAAATCCAGGGTGGCAAGCTGTACAAATTTGTTTACGCGCTTCTGCCAATTTTCCCGATCGTCCTGCTTCTTGCTGCTTATGCCATCCAGATGACCACTGGCGCGGCAATCACAGTCAGCGTAGAAGTTGCCACACTCGTTTCCTTTATCCTGGCGATTATTGCTGAACTTGTCCGTAACAAAGGCGATAAAAAAGTCCTTTCGGATACGGAAGCTTTCTTTAAAGGAATGGGCGGCGCCATGTCCATCGTGGCCCTGCTAGTCGCGGCCTCTGTTTTCGTAACAGGATTGAAGTCGATCGGCCTGATCGATGCGCTTCAGCAATCGATGGAACATACACAGGGAAAAGGCATGGACTTTGTTCTGCCGCTGATTTTGGTAGGCGTCACCACCTTGATCGTCATGCTTAGCGGAAGCGGACTGGCGTTATTCTTCGCCATGATCCCACTCGTTGTGCCTTTGGCGCAGGCAGCAGGCATCAACCCAATCGCCATCGCTGTCCCAATGGGCTTGGCAGGAAACCTTGTCAGAGCGGTCTCACCAGTTGCTGCCGTCGTCCTCATCGTCGCTGGCACAGTTAAAAAAGACCCAATCGACATCGTCAAACGCACATCCGTGCCAATGTTCGCAGGCGTCGTATTTATGTTCATCCTATCGATGATATTATTCACATAA
- the rihC gene encoding ribonucleoside hydrolase RihC gives MTKRPIIIDTDPGIDDAVAIAAALYSDELDVRLITTVGGNVGIENVTKNALKLLKFFGKNIPVAKGADRPLIRAAIDASNVHGETGMGGYEFEEPTGDLLLKENAVNAMYNTIISSKEPITIVPIGPLTNIALLLKVYPEVKKNIAEIVLMGGSISRGNAGVMAEFNIFADPEAAKIVFKSELPIVMVGLDVGLKALVYPEDSEKLKNMNKTGNMLYHLFSNYRGGSMKTGLKMYDSCAIAYLLKPEMYEVAETFVDVEVNGSLTSGCTVVDLKGYLGMPPNAKVTIDVDPKMFKEWFLSSLEKCI, from the coding sequence ATGACAAAACGGCCAATTATTATTGATACAGACCCCGGAATTGATGATGCTGTTGCGATAGCAGCAGCGCTGTACAGCGACGAACTGGATGTCCGCCTGATTACAACTGTTGGCGGGAATGTCGGAATTGAAAATGTAACGAAGAATGCTTTGAAACTTTTAAAGTTCTTTGGCAAAAATATCCCCGTCGCTAAGGGTGCGGACCGTCCATTGATCAGGGCTGCAATTGATGCAAGCAACGTTCACGGTGAAACAGGAATGGGCGGTTATGAATTCGAAGAGCCGACTGGTGATCTTCTTTTGAAAGAGAATGCCGTTAACGCGATGTATAACACAATCATATCCAGCAAGGAACCGATCACAATCGTTCCAATTGGGCCGCTGACCAACATTGCGCTGCTCCTGAAAGTTTACCCTGAAGTGAAGAAGAATATCGCTGAAATCGTTTTGATGGGCGGTTCTATTTCGAGAGGAAATGCCGGCGTCATGGCTGAATTCAATATTTTCGCCGATCCTGAGGCGGCAAAAATTGTCTTTAAAAGCGAGCTGCCAATTGTGATGGTCGGACTTGACGTTGGATTGAAAGCGCTTGTCTACCCTGAAGACAGCGAAAAGCTGAAAAATATGAATAAAACCGGAAATATGCTTTACCACCTCTTCAGTAATTATCGAGGCGGCAGCATGAAAACCGGACTGAAAATGTACGATAGCTGTGCGATTGCCTATCTTTTAAAACCGGAAATGTATGAAGTAGCCGAAACGTTCGTCGATGTTGAAGTGAACGGATCATTGACTTCCGGCTGCACTGTTGTTGACCTGAAAGGCTACCTCGGCATGCCGCCAAATGCAAAAGTAACGATCGATGTCGATCCGAAAATGTTCAAAGAATGGTTCCTTTCAAGCCTTGAAAAGTGTATTTAA
- a CDS encoding CdaR family transcriptional regulator: protein MITREIAGMLVKETSKIMNLNINVMNESGLIIATGDPSRLNTIHEGALEVVRTGLAVEITEENIEKFRGTQQGINLPIILDGRVAGVIGITGNPEILRDRGGLVKMMAELLVKQSYMASQSEWRQRTIEMIIEELLKKMPDSKNIDRWLGLLDLKLIGPYAVSLIKIGNDSFSRHMLIEKTKEILGKRNILASYADVNKLLLLFTEVSNEEQMKKLNKLYDELEKLKIDFKLAFSPVYDSLLQTRRGYQECEMALAISPPKKRMISYIEIEPEALIHQIDPELAKQFTERVLRGELKNQLDTLQAFFDANLNIKDAAAKLYIHRNTLIYRLNKIKTESGFDPQNFKDAFALQMLIWLNK from the coding sequence ATGATCACTCGGGAGATTGCAGGAATGCTGGTAAAGGAAACGTCCAAGATAATGAATCTGAATATAAATGTGATGAATGAAAGTGGGCTAATTATCGCAACCGGTGATCCCTCACGCCTGAATACCATTCACGAAGGGGCGCTGGAGGTTGTCCGGACTGGCCTGGCGGTTGAAATTACTGAGGAAAATATCGAAAAGTTCCGCGGGACTCAGCAGGGAATTAATTTGCCAATCATTTTGGACGGCCGGGTGGCAGGCGTCATCGGGATTACTGGCAATCCAGAAATCCTTCGTGACCGCGGCGGGCTCGTTAAAATGATGGCTGAGCTCCTTGTCAAACAGTCGTACATGGCTTCACAGTCCGAATGGCGGCAAAGAACGATAGAAATGATTATTGAGGAACTTTTAAAGAAAATGCCTGATAGTAAAAATATTGACCGCTGGCTTGGCTTACTTGATTTAAAACTGATTGGCCCTTACGCCGTCAGTTTGATCAAGATTGGCAATGACTCCTTTTCACGCCATATGCTGATTGAAAAGACGAAAGAGATTCTTGGCAAAAGAAACATCCTTGCCTCATACGCCGATGTCAACAAGCTGCTTCTCCTTTTTACCGAAGTGTCCAATGAGGAGCAGATGAAAAAGCTGAACAAACTCTATGATGAGCTGGAAAAATTGAAAATCGACTTTAAGCTCGCTTTCAGCCCCGTCTATGATTCCCTGTTGCAAACTCGGCGCGGATATCAGGAATGCGAAATGGCCCTTGCCATTAGCCCACCTAAGAAGAGAATGATTTCTTATATTGAAATCGAACCGGAAGCGCTCATTCACCAAATCGACCCTGAACTAGCCAAGCAGTTTACCGAAAGAGTCCTGCGCGGAGAACTAAAAAATCAGCTTGATACTCTTCAGGCATTCTTCGATGCAAACCTGAACATAAAAGACGCTGCAGCCAAGCTCTACATCCACCGCAACACCCTTATCTACCGTCTCAACAAAATCAAAACAGAAAGCGGCTTCGACCCCCAAAACTTCAAAGACGCCTTCGCCCTCCAAATGCTCATCTGGCTAAATAAATGA
- the serA gene encoding phosphoglycerate dehydrogenase: MFKVLITDSIRDSGLRALYEHPLFTVDKQIGLPHSELVAIIKNYDALIVRSQTEVTGEVIRQADRLQVIARAGVGVDNIDVNAATKKGIIVINAPGGNTISATEHTLAMLLAVARNIPQAHRLTTEGEWNRGAFQGVELYRKTIGIIGMGKIGTEVAKRAKSFGMEILGFDPYFTEERAAKLGIKKATLDEIAEGSDFITLHTPLTSATKNLIGEAFLQKVKPGVRFINCARGGIIDEDALVKAVEDGRVAGAALDVFQTEPPANKGLLGNPRIIMTPHLGASTVEAQEKVAEEVSGEIVEILEKKIVRNAVNMPQITNESLQNLQPYLRLGEQMGQLVIQLLNDAPDKVEIDYYGDLIKEDTDLVSRSMIKGLLAHHLGDSVNLVNVLHLLNEQGVPHTIRKNTKNKGFANYIEVTAHHGQNSACIGATVLNGYGERIVKINQYRIDVKPERHLLFVNHHDMPGMIGKVGALLGNHQINIGTMQVGRTDIGGDAIMVLTLDKPIDQNVLKGLTAIEGLKEAQLLEAK, translated from the coding sequence ATGTTTAAAGTACTTATTACCGACAGTATCCGGGATAGCGGACTTCGCGCTTTGTATGAGCACCCGCTGTTCACAGTAGATAAGCAAATTGGCCTTCCGCATTCTGAACTCGTTGCCATCATAAAAAACTACGATGCGCTCATTGTGCGGAGCCAGACAGAAGTTACTGGCGAGGTCATCCGGCAGGCGGACCGCCTTCAGGTGATCGCGCGGGCAGGAGTGGGAGTCGATAATATTGATGTAAATGCCGCAACGAAAAAGGGAATCATTGTCATCAACGCGCCAGGCGGGAATACAATTTCAGCGACCGAACACACACTTGCGATGCTGCTCGCCGTGGCAAGGAATATTCCTCAGGCCCACCGGCTCACAACGGAAGGGGAGTGGAACCGGGGAGCCTTCCAGGGGGTTGAATTGTACCGGAAGACCATTGGCATCATTGGTATGGGGAAAATCGGCACGGAGGTGGCGAAGCGGGCGAAAAGCTTCGGGATGGAGATTCTTGGCTTCGACCCGTACTTTACCGAGGAACGGGCCGCCAAGCTTGGAATCAAGAAGGCGACTTTGGATGAAATCGCAGAGGGGTCTGATTTCATCACCCTTCATACCCCTTTGACAAGTGCGACGAAAAACCTTATTGGCGAAGCATTTTTGCAAAAAGTAAAGCCGGGAGTGCGTTTCATCAACTGCGCCCGTGGCGGCATTATTGATGAAGATGCGTTAGTGAAAGCAGTGGAAGACGGCAGGGTGGCGGGAGCGGCGCTCGATGTATTCCAGACGGAACCGCCAGCAAACAAAGGGCTTCTGGGAAATCCAAGAATCATCATGACACCCCATCTCGGCGCCTCGACAGTTGAAGCCCAGGAGAAGGTCGCTGAGGAAGTTAGCGGTGAAATTGTTGAAATCCTTGAGAAAAAGATTGTCCGCAACGCTGTGAACATGCCGCAGATCACAAACGAATCCCTGCAAAACCTGCAGCCATATTTAAGGCTCGGAGAACAGATGGGCCAGTTGGTCATCCAGCTTCTGAATGATGCGCCGGATAAAGTGGAGATTGATTATTACGGTGATTTGATTAAAGAAGATACTGACCTCGTTTCACGGTCGATGATAAAAGGGCTGCTGGCGCATCATTTAGGCGACTCCGTCAATCTAGTCAACGTGCTGCATCTCCTGAATGAACAGGGCGTCCCGCATACGATCCGCAAAAACACGAAGAATAAGGGTTTTGCGAATTACATTGAGGTAACCGCCCATCACGGCCAGAATTCCGCCTGCATCGGAGCGACAGTATTGAACGGCTACGGGGAAAGGATTGTGAAAATCAATCAATATCGGATCGATGTAAAGCCGGAGCGGCATCTGCTGTTCGTGAACCATCATGACATGCCGGGCATGATTGGCAAAGTCGGGGCGCTGCTTGGTAATCATCAAATCAACATTGGCACCATGCAAGTCGGAAGAACCGACATCGGAGGTGACGCCATCATGGTCCTCACCCTCGACAAGCCTATTGACCAAAATGTCCTCAAAGGCCTAACAGCCATCGAAGGCCTAAAAGAAGCACAGCTGCTCGAAGCAAAGTGA